A single window of Nicotiana sylvestris chromosome 3, ASM39365v2, whole genome shotgun sequence DNA harbors:
- the LOC104215193 gene encoding uncharacterized protein, with amino-acid sequence MTNPQDNPGTPPPVSPSNTSSFTPPSETPKPWFRRQKMLARKTIASGALRKVLNEKLKASQRKESPTQEYDSSSESEAFISASEGEEHGSSDTAKIQETPGEVSSCVVLSTVVENVENRFVLVGPVKDIKGAESSKSGGGNKSRGSGSGEAAEGLVHLSKQQDESGSSVEETLADLLKRVGASYDPKKCKASTQKAQTASKPTKKSKMSSPKPIVPSVPK; translated from the exons ATGACTAACCCCCAAGATAATCCTGGCACTCCCCCACCAGTATCCCCTTCGAATACATCCTCATTTACACCCCCTAGTGAAACTCCAAAACCTTGGTTTCGTAGACAGAAAATGTTGGCCAGAAAAACTATAGCTTCTGGAGCTCTAAGAAAAGTTCTAAATGAGAAATTGAAAGCTAGCCAGAGGAAGGAAAGTCCTACTCAAGAATATGACTCAAGCTCTGAGTCTGAAGCTTTTATTTCTGCCAGTGAAGGAGAAGAACATGGGTCTTCTGACACTGCCAAAATTCAAGAAACCCCTGGTGAGGTAAGTTCTTGTGTGGTACTCTCTACTGTGGTTGAAAATGTAGAAAATAGGTTTGTCTTGGTTGGTCCTGTCAAAGATATAAAGGGGGCTGAATCTAGTAAAAGTGgag GTGGCAACAAGTCaaggggaagtggttctggggagGCGGCTGAAGGGCTTGTGCATCTAAGCAAGCAACAAGATGAATCTGGTTCATCTGTTGAAGAAACACTGGCTGATCTTCTGAAGAGGGTTGGGGccagttatgatccaaagaagTGTAAAGCTTCCACACAAAAGGCTCAAACTGCTTCCAAGCcaacaaagaaaagcaaaatgtcaTCCCCAAAACCTATTGTACCTTCAGTACCTAAGTGA
- the LOC104215187 gene encoding FT-interacting protein 1-like, which yields MGAEDDYKAKETKPQLGERWPHGGFRGGGGWISSDRVTSTYDLVEQMHFLYVRVVKARDLPPNPVTGSCDPYVEVKLGNYKGKTKHFDKKVNPEWKQVFAFSKEKIQSSILEVFVRDKEMVQRDDYLGKVVFDMNEVPTRVPPDSPLAPQWYRLVDRRGESKVRGEVMLAVWMGTQADEAFSEAWHADAASVQGEGVHSVRSKVYVSPKLWYLRVNIIEAQDVESQDKSQPPQVFVKSQVGKQVLKTKVCQTRTTNPFWNEDLLFVVAEPFEEQLVLTIECKIDPSKDEIAGRIVLPLNTFEKRLDHRAVHSRWFNLERFGFGVLEGDRRNELKFSTRIHLRGCLEGGYHVLDESTMYISDQRPTARQLWKQPVGILEVGILSAQGLVPMKPKDGRKTTDAYCVAKYGLKWVRTRTILDSLSPKWNEQYTWEVYDPCTVITLGVFDNGHLGGENSAAGKDSRIGKVRIRLSTLETDRIYTMSYPLLVLQPSGVKKMGELQLAFRFTCLSLASIIYLYGHPLLPKMHYLHPFTVNQVDSLRYQAMNIVAVRLGRAEPPLHKEVVEYMLDVDSHMWSMRRSKANFFRIVSLFSGVISMSKWLEEVCKWKNPITTMLVHVLFCILICYPELILPTTFLYMFLIGIWNYRSRPRQPPHMDTKLSWAEAVNPDELDEEFDTFPTSKAENIVKMRYDRLRSVSGRIQTVIGDMATQGERLQALLSWRDPRATSLFVVFCLITAVILYVTPFKIIALVASLVYLRHPRFRSKMPSPPINFFRRLPARADSML from the coding sequence ATGGGTGCTGAAGACGACTATAAAGCCAAAGAAACGAAACCTCAACTTGGGGAACGGTGGCCACACGGAGGATTTCGAGGTGGAGGTGGATGGATTAGCAGTGACCGAGTCACAAGCACTTATGATCTTGTTGAACAGATGCATTTTCTTTATGTCCGAGTTGTGAAAGCAAGAGATCTACCGCCAAATCCAGTAACAGGGAGTTGCGATCCATATGTGGAGGTGAAACTTGGAAACTATAAAGGCAAAACAAAGCACTTTGATAAGAAGGTAAACCCTGAATGGAAGCAAGTCTTTGCTTTTTCAAAAGAGAAGATTCAGTCTTCAATTCTTGAAGTTTTCGTAAGAGACAAGGAAATGGTGCAGAGAGATGATTATCTAGGGAAAGTAGTTTTTGACATGAATGAAGTTCCTACAAGGGTTCCACCTGACAGCCCTTTGGCACCTCAGTGGTATAGATTAGTGGATCGACGAGGGGAGAGCAAAGTCAGGGGAGAGGTCATGCTTGCAGTGTGGATGGGAACCCAAGCAGATGAAGCCTTCTCAGAAGCATGGCATGCAGATGCTGCTTCAGTTCAAGGAGAAGGTGTCCATAGTGTCAGATCAAAGGTATATGTTTCACCTAAACTGTGGTACCTGAGAGTCAATATCATTGAAGCGCAAGATGTAGAATCCCAAGACAAAAGCCAACCCCCACAGGTATTTGTGAAGTCTCAAGTCGGGAAGCAGGTACTAAAGACCAAAGTATGCCAAACACGAACAACTAATCCTTTCTGGAATGAAGACCTATTATTTGTGGTTGCAGAGCCTTTTGAGGAGCAATTGGTACTTACCATCGAATGTAAGATTGATCCTTCCAAAGATGAGATTGCGGGGAGGATAGTCTTGCCACTTAACACCTTTGAGAAACGATTGGATCACCGGGCAGTTCATTCTCGCTGGTTCAATCTTGAAAGGTTCGGGTTCGGAGTTCTAGAGGGAGACAGGAGGAATGAACTCAAGTTTTCAACAAGAATCCATCTCAGAGGTTGCCTTGAAGGTGGATACCATGTACTAGATGAATCAACAATGTATATCAGCGATCAGAGGCCAACAGCAAGGCAGTTGTGGAAGCAACCAGTTGGAATCCTGGAAGTAGGCATCTTGAGTGCACAAGGGCTTGTCCCTATGAAACCTAAGGATGGAAGAAAAACCACAGATGCTTATTGTGTGGCTAAATATGGATTGAAGTGGGTAAGAACCAGAACTATACTTGATAGCTTGAGTCCTAAATGGAACGAACAATACACGTGGGAGGTTTATGACCCCTGCACAGTGATTACATTGGGTGTCTTCGACAACGGCCACCTAGGAGGGGAGAACTCAGCTGCTGGAAAGGACTCTCGGATTGGTAAGGTAAGGATCAGATTATCAACACTGGAAACTGATCGAATTTATACAATGTCTTACCCCCTTCTTGTTTTACAACCATCTGGAGTGAAGAAGATGGGTGAACTTCAACTGGCTTTTAGATTTACTTGTTTATCTCTTGCAAGCATCATATATCTCTATGGCCATCCCTTGCTCCCAAAGATGCATTATCTACATCCTTTCACGGTAAACCAAGTGGACAGTTTGAGATATCAGGCCATGAATATTGTAGCTGTGAGGCTCGGAAGAGCTGAGCCACCACTGCACAAAGAGGTTGTGGAGTACATGCTGGATGTAGACTCCCACATGTGGAGCATGAGAAGAAGCAAAGCTAACTTCTTCAGAATTGTTTCTCTGTTCTCAGGTGTAATTTCCATGAGCAAGTGGCTTGAAGAAGTTTGCAAATGGAAGAACCCAATCACCACTATGCTCGTTCATGTTCTCTTTTGCATATTGATCTGCTACCCAGAGTTAATACTACCAACCACATTCCTTTATATGTTTCTCATTGGAATATGGAACTACCGCTCCAGACCTAGGCAGCCTCCACATATGGACACAAAATTATCTTGGGCTGAAGCAGTTAACCCAGACGAACTGGACGAAGAGTTTGACACTTTCCCCACATCGAAGGCTGAGAATATAGTCAAAATGAGGTATGACAGACTTAGAAGTGTGTCTGGTAGAATCCAAACGGTCATCGGGGACATGGCAACTCAAGGAGAGAGACTCCAGGCTCTGCTAAGTTGGAGAGATCCAAGGGCAACCAGCCTCTTCGTAGTCTTCTGTCTTATCACAGCAGTGATACTGTATGTGACACCTTTCAAAATCATAGCTCTAGTTGCAAGTCTCGTTTACCTAAGGCACCCAAGATTCAGGAGCAAAATGCCTTCACCACCAATCAATTTCTTCCGAAGATTGCCAGCTCGAGCTGATAGCAtgctctga
- the LOC138887136 gene encoding uncharacterized protein: MANFILEEDRETKATEFEQLKQGNKNVQEYIIRLAKHAPHMVKTEKAKIRRFIGGLAYHIKDTTSAAAVWMIAFSSVVGFAEHLEKDRQQRREEKEHNKKVRTAGRFNGTSSGGGRDSSNKESLTPAQSSHQSGGGSSFRRHCKLGFHGCYHCGDIGHIKANCPKLRRKFSGGSTRPSSSSTTAVAPPQAHGSHNQIGHGASRGSMFSYVTPYFAINLGLEPGQLSEPFLVSTPVGKSVKVTRVYRGCIVSVQGHNTKADLIELEMVDFYVVMGMDWLSSCYAMLDCHAKMVRFQFPNEEVLEWKGSSASLVELEPPALQSLPIVREFPKVFPDDLPGLPPERIVDFGIDLMTDGLKKAIMEEAHSSRYSIYPGATKMYLYLKELYWWKGMKKQVADHVAKCLNCQQVKAEH, encoded by the exons ATGGCTAACTTTATCCTAGAAGAGGATAGGGAAACTAAGGCTACAGAGTTCGAACAGctcaagcaagggaataaaaATGTGCAAGAGTACATCATAAGGTTAGCTAAGCATGCTCCTCACATGGTTAAGACAGAAAAAGCAAAGATTCGCAGGTTTATTGGCGGTTTGGCTTACCACATTAAGGATACGACATCAGCTGCAGCAGTATGGATGATAGCCTTCTCCTCTGTTGTGGGATTTGCTGAGCACTTAGAAAAAGACAGACAacaaaggagagaagaaaaagagcataACAAGAAAGTTCGGACAGCGGGCAGGTTTAATGGTACATCCAGCGGAGGTGGAAGGGATTCCTCTAATAAGGAGTCATTAACACCAGCTCAGTCCAGTCATCAGTCAGGTGGTGGGTCTTCTTTCAGAC GTCATTGCAAGCTTGGGTTTCATGGTTGCTATCATTGTGGAGACATTGGTCATATAAAGGCCAACTGCCCAAAGTTACGTCGTAAATTTAGTGGTGGATCAACTCGTCCTTCTAGTTCCTCAACTACTGCAGTTGCACCACCTCAGGCTCATGGTTCTCATAATCAGATCGGGCATGGGGCAAGCAGAG GTTCAATGTTTTCATATGTgactccatactttgcaattaaccTCGGGCTAGAACCTGGACAACTTAGTGAGCCATTCCTAGTATCTACTCCAGTTGGCAAGTCAGTGAAAGTCACTAGAGTCTATAGAGGTTGTATAGTTTCAGTCCAAGGTCACAACACCAAGGCCGATCTCATAGAATTAGAAATGGTGGATTTCTATGTGgtcatgggtatggattggttgtcttcctgctacgccatgttagattgtcatgccaagatggtCAGGTTTcaatttccaaatgaagaagtcttagagtggaagggtagttcagcatcacttgtag AATTAGAACCACCAGCTCTTCAGTCACTGCCAATTGTTAGAGAATTTCCAAAAGTTTTCCCAGATGACCTTCCCGGACTTCCTCCTGAAAGAATCGTAGACTTTGGCATTGATCTCATGACAG ATGGTCTTAAGAAGGCCATAATGGAGGAAGCTCATAGTTCGAGGTACTCTATCTACCCAGGAGCTACCAAAATGTATCTATATTTGAAAGAGTTGTATTGGTGGAAAGGcatgaagaaacaagtagcagatcATGTTGCTaaatgtttgaattgccagcaagtcaaagccgagcattag